The uncultured Desulfobulbus sp. genome window below encodes:
- a CDS encoding amidohydrolase: MKIDILISNCTLLPNPGEVALVTPGYIAISGDRIAALGPMDSCPICEGAVQVDGQGQLAMPGLVNGHAHSPMTLFRGMADDLELMTWLTKHIFPAEAQMVEPEMVYWCSKLAAAEMLLSGTTTVADGYFLEDEVARACSEVGMRCVAAQAVIDFPAPGVADPTQNIAVAERFLERWQGRDPLITPALFAHSPYTCSNLTLQRAKEVARRYQVPFFIHLGETSQEQGQIADPQGETPLLHLDALGILDSNTICVHSVWLSDEDLLVLKKHNASVISCPQSNAKLASGRAPLERMLELGIRVGLGTDGAASNNSLDLFREMEYAALLHKVHPERPTALPARDVLHMATQGGADVVGLGTSIGRLVPGAQADIILIDLNRPHLQPFHGPDLLVYSRSGGDVRYVIVNGRLVVRDGGVVTLDLEEVLSKVRSLAVQVGALS; this comes from the coding sequence ATGAAAATAGATATTCTCATCAGTAACTGTACCCTCCTGCCTAATCCTGGGGAAGTCGCACTCGTCACCCCCGGATATATAGCCATTTCCGGTGATCGTATCGCAGCTTTGGGGCCTATGGATTCCTGCCCGATTTGTGAGGGGGCTGTTCAGGTGGACGGGCAGGGGCAGCTGGCCATGCCTGGTTTGGTCAACGGCCATGCCCATTCTCCGATGACACTTTTCCGAGGGATGGCTGATGATCTTGAGCTCATGACCTGGCTGACAAAACATATTTTTCCGGCTGAGGCTCAAATGGTCGAGCCGGAGATGGTGTACTGGTGCAGCAAGCTGGCTGCGGCTGAGATGTTACTCAGTGGTACGACGACAGTGGCCGATGGTTATTTTTTGGAAGATGAGGTCGCTCGTGCTTGCTCGGAGGTGGGGATGCGTTGCGTGGCAGCACAGGCAGTCATTGATTTCCCCGCACCCGGGGTTGCAGACCCCACTCAAAATATTGCGGTGGCGGAGAGGTTTCTGGAGCGCTGGCAGGGGCGGGACCCGCTCATCACTCCCGCACTTTTTGCTCATTCTCCCTACACCTGTTCCAACCTGACCCTGCAACGGGCAAAGGAGGTCGCCCGCCGTTATCAGGTGCCATTTTTTATCCATCTCGGCGAAACCTCACAGGAGCAGGGACAGATAGCAGATCCCCAGGGGGAGACCCCCCTGTTGCATCTGGATGCACTGGGAATACTCGACTCGAACACGATTTGTGTTCACAGTGTCTGGTTAAGTGATGAGGACCTGCTGGTGCTTAAAAAACACAATGCTTCAGTGATCAGTTGCCCTCAAAGCAATGCAAAGCTGGCCTCAGGGCGAGCCCCCCTTGAACGCATGCTTGAACTGGGGATACGGGTGGGGCTGGGGACAGATGGCGCCGCATCTAATAACAGCCTCGATCTTTTTCGCGAGATGGAGTATGCCGCCTTGCTCCACAAAGTACATCCAGAACGGCCGACAGCTCTGCCTGCACGTGATGTATTACACATGGCAACCCAGGGTGGGGCGGATGTGGTTGGTTTGGGGACCTCTATAGGGCGGCTTGTGCCAGGAGCGCAGGCGGATATCATTCTCATTGATTTGAACAGGCCGCATCTGCAACCTTTTCATGGTCCCGATCTATTAGTCTATAGTCGAAGTGGTGGTGACGTGCGTTATGTCATCGTCAATGGCAGGCTGGTGGTACGGGATGGGGGGGTGGTTACACTCGACCTGGAAGAGGTGCTTTCGAAGGTGCGTAGTTTAGCCGTTCAGGTGGGGGCATTGTCGTAA
- a CDS encoding Nif11-like leader peptide family natural product precursor — protein MSKDKVEELLIAGGSDEALRSKYDVLKTKDEFIALAKEDGYEFSIEELDAVLSESGDTFESFGNPPKRMIWWK, from the coding sequence ATGTCTAAAGATAAAGTAGAAGAGTTGTTAATTGCAGGCGGGTCTGACGAGGCACTTCGCAGCAAGTACGATGTACTTAAAACCAAAGATGAGTTTATCGCACTGGCAAAAGAAGACGGTTACGAATTCAGCATCGAAGAGCTTGACGCTGTCCTGAGTGAGTCTGGCGACACCTTTGAATCGTTTGGCAACCCCCCCAAGCGCATGATTTGGTGGAAATAA
- the fusA gene encoding elongation factor G, with amino-acid sequence MKKDLKKVRNIGISAHIDSGKTTLTERILFYTQRIHAIHEVRGKDGVGATMDSMELEKERGITIQSAATYCSWKDHAINIIDTPGHVDFTIEVERALRVLDGAVLILCSVGGVQSQSITVNRQMTRYKVPRIAFINKCDRTGANPYRVTQQLRDKLQLNAIMLQMPIGLESDLEGMVDLVTMKAVYFDGDQGEKIRLEEIPAELMDEAQVKREELLDAVSMFSDELMEKMLEEEDIPEEMIHEAIRRGTLSLELTPVMMGSAYKNKGVQVLLDAVNSYLPCPTDVENTALDLDKEEAEVTVSNDSDDPMVALAFKLEDGRYGQLTYIRTYQGTIQKGDTIINTRTGKKAKVGRLVRMHADSMEEIDGAGAGDIVALFGIDCASGDSFCHPGVNLSMSSMHVPAPVISLAINPVDNKAQINMSKALNRFTKEDPTFKTFVDHETNETIISGMGELHLEVYIERMKREYKAEVEVGAPQVAYRETITQQANFDYTHKKQTGGSGQYGRVAGFLEPLEEGEYEFVDNIVGGVIPREFISSCDKGFQKALAKGTLIGAPITGVRATINDGSYHAVDSSDVAFQTASLGAFRQGYAKANPVIMEPIMKVAVEGPSEFQGAIMGSLNQRRGVIIGTFEEGNYTVVEAEMPLAEMFGYSTTLRSLTQGKAEFTMEFATYKQVPRSVSDELSKAYAEQKKDA; translated from the coding sequence ATGAAAAAGGATCTGAAAAAAGTACGGAATATCGGTATCAGTGCCCATATCGACTCGGGTAAAACTACCCTTACCGAACGTATTCTGTTTTATACCCAACGCATTCATGCAATCCATGAGGTTCGTGGTAAAGATGGTGTTGGTGCAACCATGGACTCTATGGAGTTGGAGAAAGAGCGCGGTATTACTATTCAATCCGCTGCAACCTACTGCTCCTGGAAAGATCACGCGATCAACATCATCGATACCCCCGGTCACGTTGACTTTACCATTGAGGTAGAGCGTGCCCTGCGTGTTCTCGATGGTGCGGTACTGATTCTCTGTTCTGTTGGTGGTGTTCAGTCCCAGTCCATCACTGTTAACCGGCAGATGACCCGTTACAAGGTACCGCGTATCGCCTTTATTAATAAGTGTGACCGTACCGGTGCCAACCCTTACCGTGTCACCCAGCAGCTGCGTGATAAGCTCCAGCTCAACGCCATCATGCTGCAGATGCCCATTGGTCTTGAATCTGATCTCGAGGGAATGGTCGATCTGGTCACCATGAAAGCTGTCTACTTTGACGGCGATCAGGGTGAGAAAATTCGTCTAGAGGAGATTCCGGCTGAACTGATGGATGAGGCGCAGGTGAAACGTGAGGAGCTGCTGGATGCTGTTTCCATGTTCTCCGACGAGCTGATGGAAAAAATGCTCGAGGAAGAGGACATTCCCGAGGAAATGATCCACGAAGCAATCCGTCGCGGAACCCTGTCCCTTGAGCTGACCCCGGTTATGATGGGTTCTGCCTACAAAAATAAAGGTGTGCAGGTTCTTCTGGACGCAGTTAACAGCTATCTGCCGTGCCCGACCGACGTTGAGAACACTGCCCTTGATCTGGACAAGGAAGAGGCTGAGGTAACTGTCAGCAACGATTCCGACGATCCAATGGTTGCCCTGGCTTTTAAACTGGAAGACGGTCGTTATGGTCAGCTGACCTACATTCGTACCTACCAGGGAACCATCCAGAAAGGCGATACCATTATCAATACCCGTACAGGCAAGAAAGCCAAGGTCGGGCGTCTGGTTCGTATGCACGCCGACAGTATGGAGGAGATCGATGGAGCAGGTGCCGGTGATATCGTGGCCCTCTTCGGTATCGACTGTGCCTCCGGTGACAGTTTCTGCCATCCGGGCGTGAACCTCTCCATGAGCTCCATGCATGTCCCCGCTCCGGTTATCTCCCTGGCCATCAACCCGGTGGATAACAAGGCGCAGATCAACATGTCCAAAGCGCTCAACCGCTTCACCAAAGAAGACCCGACCTTCAAAACCTTTGTTGATCACGAGACCAACGAGACCATCATCTCCGGTATGGGCGAGCTGCACCTCGAGGTCTACATCGAGCGCATGAAACGCGAGTACAAGGCTGAAGTTGAGGTTGGTGCACCGCAGGTTGCTTATCGTGAGACCATCACCCAGCAGGCTAACTTCGATTACACCCATAAAAAACAGACCGGTGGTTCCGGTCAGTATGGTCGTGTTGCCGGTTTCCTTGAGCCGTTGGAAGAGGGCGAGTACGAGTTTGTGGATAATATCGTGGGTGGTGTTATCCCCCGCGAGTTTATCAGCTCTTGTGACAAGGGTTTTCAGAAAGCTCTTGCCAAGGGTACCCTTATCGGTGCACCCATTACCGGTGTGCGTGCAACCATCAATGATGGTAGCTACCATGCGGTTGACTCCTCGGATGTTGCCTTCCAGACTGCTTCACTGGGTGCCTTCCGTCAGGGATATGCCAAAGCTAATCCGGTCATCATGGAGCCGATCATGAAGGTTGCCGTTGAAGGACCTTCCGAGTTCCAGGGCGCAATCATGGGTAGCCTCAACCAGCGTCGTGGTGTCATCATCGGTACCTTTGAAGAAGGCAACTACACCGTTGTCGAGGCTGAGATGCCTCTGGCTGAAATGTTTGGTTACTCAACCACCCTTCGTTCCCTGACCCAGGGTAAGGCGGAATTCACCATGGAATTTGCCACCTACAAGCAGGTCCCCCGCAGTGTGTCAGATGAGTTGAGTAAAGCCTACGCTGAGCAGAAAAAGGATGCATAA
- the ychF gene encoding redox-regulated ATPase YchF, protein MGFRCGIVGLPNVGKSTIFNALTAAAIAAENYPFCTIEPNVGIVPVPDERLDKLAELAKTRSKIATQMEFVDIAGLVKGASQGEGLGNQFLGHIRQVDAILHVVRCFEDDNIVHVDGSLDPIRDMEVISMELVLADLDTVERRLAKSRNQAKSGDKKMIAEVAFLDTVRAVLDEGKPARIVTPENDQQAALLRELCLLTTKPVLYVANVNESDLATGNEYVARLSKAADAENASMVMIAGAIEQELSLLDAEEQKEFLQDMGMEEPGLHRLIKAGYALLGLITYFTVGEKETRAWTITKGTKAPGAAGKIHSDFERGFIRAEVIAYNDYITCGSESAARDKGVMRSEGKEYVVADGDCILFRFNV, encoded by the coding sequence ATGGGATTTCGTTGCGGAATAGTCGGCCTGCCCAATGTGGGTAAATCAACTATCTTTAATGCCTTGACAGCGGCAGCCATTGCTGCAGAAAACTATCCATTTTGTACCATTGAGCCCAATGTCGGAATTGTTCCCGTACCGGACGAACGACTCGACAAGCTTGCGGAGCTTGCCAAAACCCGCAGCAAGATCGCAACCCAGATGGAATTTGTCGATATCGCTGGCCTGGTCAAAGGCGCAAGCCAGGGCGAGGGACTGGGCAACCAATTTTTGGGGCATATTCGTCAGGTTGATGCCATTTTACATGTTGTCCGCTGTTTTGAAGACGACAACATTGTTCATGTGGACGGCTCCCTTGACCCAATCCGCGACATGGAGGTTATTTCCATGGAGCTGGTACTGGCCGACCTGGATACCGTGGAACGTCGCCTTGCCAAAAGCCGCAATCAGGCAAAATCCGGCGACAAAAAAATGATTGCGGAGGTCGCCTTTCTCGATACCGTCCGCGCGGTGCTTGATGAGGGCAAACCTGCTCGTATCGTCACTCCTGAAAACGATCAGCAGGCTGCACTCTTGCGCGAACTCTGCCTTCTGACAACCAAACCAGTTTTGTATGTGGCCAATGTCAACGAAAGTGATCTGGCGACAGGCAACGAATACGTTGCTCGCCTCTCCAAGGCAGCAGATGCTGAAAATGCGTCCATGGTCATGATCGCCGGAGCCATTGAGCAGGAACTGAGCCTGTTAGATGCAGAAGAACAGAAAGAATTTCTTCAGGACATGGGGATGGAGGAGCCAGGCTTACACCGACTCATCAAGGCGGGGTATGCGCTTCTAGGCCTGATCACCTACTTCACCGTGGGAGAGAAAGAGACCCGCGCCTGGACCATCACCAAGGGAACCAAGGCACCGGGGGCCGCAGGCAAAATTCATTCTGATTTTGAACGCGGATTTATCCGGGCCGAGGTTATCGCCTATAACGATTATATCACCTGTGGTTCCGAGTCGGCTGCCCGCGACAAGGGTGTCATGCGCTCGGAAGGTAAAGAATATGTAG